TGTTGTAAATATGTTTTAATAGTACTTGATTCATTTTTCTAAGTCATTATCACTTGAAATTAATATCACAattcaagagaaaaaaaacaataaaaaacaaaagaaaaagcaaaactAAGTGCCTCGTGTGTAATAACATTCATAGTTTTACAGAAGGAAGAGAAAATGAGTGGCATGTTGACAGAAAGGGATGAGAAATGGAAGGAGGAAAGGAAGGgaggagagaggaggggggggggggggggagagagaaagagagaaagaggggaaaagggagGGGGTTATTGAGAAGAGCCAAATGACAGAGAATGATAGCTGAATACATTgtgattatcatcatgatccAGAGTAATGATTCACTAGTATACTAAAGGGACATTTATTGCTGGCCAGTGTGGAATATGAATCTGTCACCATGGCAATTATGTAATGTAAACTAGGTGAAGGACATGGAAGTACTCATGGAATTCTGGCTACCAATACGTCACTGCTGCCCTTCTgggttaaaaagaaaaagatttccCTGTAAAATAGGGAGGAAATCATGACTTAATTGTGtttcttttccttctaattgtggggaggaggggggggggatgcacaGTAGAAAAGTGTATAAATACAAGTGAAATCTTTCCCCGCCAAACCAAAAGGAGGCACAATGGGCCCCAAGAAACTATCTGACAAGCGAAAGAACCTCTTTGTACCTGGCCATAGAGCATGGAACAAGGGGCTGAAGTGGGAAGCTGGTAATTCCAACATTGTTCTCAAGACCAAATATGTACGTCTAACAAGAGAGGACTTGGACCGCACGATGTCCCGTGATGAGCGCGGTAACTTTCTTCACAAGCATGATCAACCTGTCAGTCGCTCTTCTACAACCATGATTCTCAGGCCAAAGACATCAGAAGACTCTGTACCACTGGCAAAAATGTTGACATCCACTGATGGTTCCGCTGTTGGTCATCGGATTGTTGATGTAGAGAAGCTCACTATGGCCATCAATGAAGCTTGCCAACAGCATTCACATTGTAGCCCTGGGTGTTCAAACATGGACTGGATGATTcctgaagaaaaagaaaaataagaggaattGCAGTTACTGTCGTATTCAAGTGCAGGACTTGTAAATTTGAATCAACCGCTCTAAAGTTTTTCAGAGAgattgataaaacaaaatcagggAGAAAAACTGCTGTACCAAACATGGCTCTACAGGTGGGACTATACCAAAGCAGTATTGCAAATTCTGCTGCAAGCAGGATTCTAACAGCAATGAGCATTCCAACCGGATCACTTAGCGGTTTCCAAAAGACAGCTAACAAATGTGGTGATATCTTGGCCGCTGCCAATGAATTGGATATGGCAGAAAGGCGCAGGAAGGTGAAAGACATTTTGGAGTACAGAGGGATGGACAGAAATACACCTATTGACATAGAAATTGACAGACAATATAACATCCCTCTCAGCCATGCAAAGGGGAGAACACCATTTGCACCAGCGACTCAAGCTCGCGATGTTGTGACAGAAAATGTGACCCCAGAGAAGTACATTGTAACTTACAATTCAACGAACAAACTTTGTAGAGTAGGCCAGAGATTAGTTGGTCAAGGAAAAGAACCTGCCTGCCCTAACCATCCTAAGTGTACAGCCACAATAAAGATGAGTGATAACATAGGGGACGAAATGCTTGGTGGACAAAAATGTGCACAAAAATTACTTACTGGAGATGAAACGCAGCTACTTGTCAAAGGTGTTGTTAGCGATAGTGATGGACACTTTCACAGGGGAGTCCAAGAAGTCATGAAGAGCGCAGCTGGTGTAGATCCAACATCATACCTTTGTGTCAATCACCTGAAGCGGTCTCTGTGTAAAAATTGGAAAGACTTACTCTGAGCAAAAATACTTTCCAGGTAAAACTTCAAGACTGAGAGACAAGCAGCAGAGAGCAATGGCAGGCGACATTGCTTACAGGGTTCAAGCAGAATTAAATTCAGCACATAATCAATCAGGAGACATTTTAGTATACGAAGAACAGTTACAAAGATGTGGGGAGGCAATGATTTTATGTTACACTGGAAATCATGAACTGTGCTTGAACCAGAGCCTTGCATGTAACGGAGGGttcaaatttccctttttaccTCTGGAGTTCAGACAGCGGATAACGCTTAATATGAGAGATCAGCAACAAATTTTGGAACAATACGTCAAAGATTTCAACTCAAACCCTCAGGAGAACACGGTTTAATTTGTCGACACAAAAGGCAGAGTCGATGAATTTGCTTTCAGAGTAACGTACCCAAAGCATTCCACTACCTATGTAAGAAATCAAGCAAACAGAGAGCATTCTGCAATACAACTTACCAACGGGGGTCCGGCATCGATCCTTGACAAGGCCTTAGCTGCCCAGGTTCCAGTGAAAGGGGGATCACGACTACGACACAAGCTCTTGCATCTGCAGAAGAGAAGGGACTACTGGAGAAAGAGAAGTAAAAAGATAACAGCAATTAAGTCCAAAGCTACACATAGGGAGTATAAATACAAACTGTATCAAAAGGTAAAAAGGTGGAAAGATGACAGCAATTTCCATTCTTATGTGAAGGGACAATTAGAAAACACTCACATGTCTATTCAAAGTGATCACTCCTATGACAGAAAGATGTGCGATAAGGGGGAAACTAGATCTTGACTTTGGATCACTTTATAATTCCTATGTAGTATGTAGTCTAGGCCCAGACCTGTATGCCTAATTTCCCTAAAATTAGTTAATAAACTCACTGTAGTCTCACTTAGTTAGTGATATTTAAGTCAGGCTGATATGATGCAAGGGGGCTCGTGGGATTCGCAAGTTTTCAAATTATGGCAAATTTGACGCTGCTTGTTCTCTTCATGGCTCTCAAACACTAAATGGCTTGGCCTCACACAGATGCGATTACCGCAAAGGTGAGAGGCATGGAGCTCAGACGAAACCTCCCAAGTCATCGCCACCCTTGTCATCAGCACAAGCCGATGGGCATGCCTAGTGGTCTTACGGCTGCCTGGGATGTTCACATCCACTAGGCCATACCCATTTTTTGTTCGGCCTTTAAAAGGCCAGCATACCGACGGCTCATTTCCCCTCTTTTCTGTCTTATTGTCtaatatttttgaatattttgaacaCCATTCCTGATGTGGATCAGCCATGATTGTGTACAGCCAAATAACATTAATTAATAGTAAGTTTTGCCCTCTGTAATGAATTTCAGTATCCAGGCATTCATTGCTATAAAATTCCATATAAACACTTCAAATTTTACCTTGCCATGCTATTCCTTTTAACTTGACTCAAGATCCTATCTTAGGAAGATGTTGAAAGAGAATTGCGAACAATAAACTAGGTGCCGGTGTCGGTGCAGGCCTGTTTATGTTTTGGTCTACGACCTATACCTATTTCTGATTACTACGCGCGTGCTAGTCTTGCATTTAAGACCCCAACGTAGGAAAGTGCCAAAATAACATACAAAATCAATGGCAAAAGTGgcatttttatatttgtttgaatattttgaagaaaatggcGCCTAGTTAGGTGCCAATTGGGTTTTAAAGATAGAACAACATGGCAGGCATTCATTCAGAGTGTTGGCAACCCTTCTTTTTAATCAGTTTCCTTTCCAGGAGCAAAACATCCAGCTAGCCTATTCACCACACATCATCCCTTCAGGGCACACACCACTAactatttcccatagactcatgtgttaataATGAGATTTGAAAAAATCGCCAAAAATCAGTCTTGATAACGACATCATCCACATCTTCATCATTTGGTAGTTCATCCAATATCTTCAAACGCTAAAGATATGAAAAGgtgtttttcaacattttttcgcGCTACAGGGGCTCGAACCAAGACTACATGCAAACTTGGTTGCAGTCACAGTGCTCACAGGGTTTCTTGGGCAACTAATTAAGGTCCCATAAAATCCAGCATTGACAAATTACTGCTCTCCCATGGGACTGAACAGATCCAGTAGTAATCCCTCTCTATgcccatatgaaaaaaattgccgagatATGCACCgttgattttatatgaatttttccAACCATTACGTCATTTTAGGTACGGGTCTAAAGGGGATTCCCAAAATTGCCGGATCCTATTAGTGGTGTGCGTCCCTAAACACGTACGTAGTGTTGGCGGgtaagtacatcctttataaagcatttagtattttataccctcgcaaatcgGAATGTAGACATGTAGCATTCCAGCAaacatatattatttttcagTATTTCTAGTGTTTTGGACAATAATCTAGAGAAAAACAGATACATTTTTATGGGAACTGTCTTTGGACGCGCCtgatatccactcgtcaacTAGTTACCGAAACAGTCAACGCCGGGCGCCGGCTAGCATTCCTATATACACCTCTATATGGATAGCAGTTTGCTGTTGGCTTGGGCGAACTATTGTCATCAAGAAAATACTATCTGATTGCTTTTTTACATGTTGGGAGACCTTGCTTGCGCTCTACGACTGCAGCCAATCTCTACATTCATGTTACAGAACCTATGTCATGTTCAGGTAGGATTTTTTTTGTACTCACCACTAGCttattcatcatttcatttcatttatttgaccaTTTAAAATCAACATGGTACATGCACATCATAAAATTAGTATCATAGAAATCAATCATTgacaaacaaaataagaatttaaaaatgACCAGAaccaaaaagaaacaaaactgCTTGTAAAGTGGGGCCctacataat
This DNA window, taken from Lytechinus variegatus isolate NC3 chromosome 19, Lvar_3.0, whole genome shotgun sequence, encodes the following:
- the LOC121406209 gene encoding uncharacterized protein LOC121406209 — its product is MALQVGLYQSSIANSAASRILTAMSIPTGSLSGFQKTANKCGDILAAANELDMAERRRKVKDILEYRGMDRNTPIDIEIDRQYNIPLSHAKGRTPFAPATQARDVVTENVTPEKYIVTYNSTNKLCRVGQRLVGQGKEPACPNHPKCTATIKMSDNIGDEMLGGQKCAQKLLTGDETQLLVKGVVSDSDGHFHRGVQEVMKSAAGVDPTSYLCVNHLKRSLCKNWKDLL